The Chrysiogenia bacterium genome includes a region encoding these proteins:
- a CDS encoding SDR family oxidoreductase — protein MGKTLVTGGAGFIGSHVVRLLLEQNRDVRCMIMHGENTKNIDGLDVEKVEADVTDSDQVKAAMKGCDRVFHLAAIYALWLPNRRKMYDVNITGSQNVLWAAYKADVEKVVYTSSIAALGVEDGESPSNEKTDFNQIDKANDYVFSKYLSDQDAKVFAREGLPLTIVNPGFPFGARDIAPTPTGQILLDIVNGKTPGYFDAGFNIVDVEDVARGHVLAEEKGKVGESYCLTNRNVKMKEFLDLVMEVTGMRIKLRKIPINVAIAMGYALEYRSDTVTHQRPVVSGKALRYAKQYLFYDNTKAREELGLEFTPIEESIRRAVEWFKENGYITNREFLKRAS, from the coding sequence ATGGGCAAAACACTGGTAACCGGCGGCGCCGGATTCATCGGCTCGCACGTGGTGCGGCTGCTGCTCGAACAAAACCGCGACGTGCGCTGCATGATCATGCACGGCGAGAATACGAAGAACATCGACGGCCTGGACGTGGAAAAGGTCGAGGCCGACGTCACCGATTCCGACCAGGTCAAGGCGGCCATGAAGGGCTGCGACCGCGTGTTCCACCTGGCGGCGATCTACGCTCTGTGGCTTCCCAACCGCCGCAAGATGTACGATGTGAACATCACCGGTTCGCAGAACGTGCTCTGGGCCGCCTACAAGGCCGACGTGGAGAAGGTCGTCTACACCAGTTCCATCGCGGCGCTCGGAGTCGAAGACGGCGAATCCCCCTCCAACGAGAAGACGGACTTCAACCAGATCGACAAGGCCAACGACTACGTCTTCTCGAAGTACCTCTCGGACCAGGATGCGAAGGTCTTCGCGCGCGAGGGGCTGCCGCTCACCATCGTGAACCCCGGCTTTCCCTTCGGCGCCCGTGACATCGCCCCCACCCCGACGGGCCAGATTCTGCTCGACATCGTCAACGGCAAGACGCCCGGCTATTTCGACGCGGGCTTCAACATCGTCGACGTTGAAGACGTCGCCCGCGGCCACGTGCTGGCCGAGGAAAAGGGCAAGGTCGGCGAGAGCTACTGCCTGACCAACCGCAATGTAAAAATGAAGGAGTTTCTCGACCTCGTGATGGAAGTGACGGGCATGCGCATCAAGCTGCGCAAGATCCCCATCAACGTCGCCATCGCCATGGGTTATGCGCTCGAATACCGCTCCGATACGGTCACCCACCAGCGACCGGTCGTCTCGGGCAAGGCGCTGCGCTACGCCAAGCAGTACCTGTTCTACGACAACACGAAAGCGCGCGAGGAACTGGGCCTGGAATTCACGCCCATCGAGGAATCCATTCGCCGCGCCGTCGAATGGTTCAAGGAAAACGGCTACATCACCAACCGCGAGTTCTTGAAGCGCGCTTCCTGA
- the infC gene encoding translation initiation factor IF-3: MYRGRQTSREREPQARINERIRAPEIRVIDEQGEQLGVLRPDEALAMAKSRGMDLVEISPNAAPPVCKFMDYGKFKYLQKKKAAEAKKHQHQVQLKEVKFRPKIEKHDYEFKLRKAIEFLEEGNKVKLTIRFRGREITRPALAQRIIDQVVEDTKDVGALEGRSTFEGRTMIAILVPVAKQGGKGKAPKKEAAKAEKPAATPEEKPAEKTEEAASESVAES; encoded by the coding sequence ATTTATAGGGGTCGCCAGACTTCGCGAGAGCGCGAACCGCAGGCCCGAATCAATGAGCGCATTCGTGCGCCGGAGATTCGGGTAATTGACGAACAGGGCGAACAGCTCGGCGTTCTCCGGCCCGACGAGGCCTTGGCAATGGCCAAGTCACGTGGCATGGACCTGGTGGAGATTTCTCCCAACGCCGCGCCGCCCGTCTGCAAGTTCATGGACTACGGTAAGTTCAAGTATTTGCAGAAGAAAAAGGCTGCTGAAGCCAAAAAGCATCAGCACCAGGTGCAGCTCAAGGAAGTAAAATTCCGGCCGAAGATCGAGAAGCACGACTACGAGTTCAAGCTTCGCAAGGCCATCGAATTCCTTGAGGAAGGCAACAAGGTAAAGCTCACGATTCGTTTCCGCGGTCGTGAGATTACGCGTCCGGCGCTGGCCCAGCGCATCATCGACCAGGTGGTCGAGGACACCAAGGACGTCGGCGCGCTCGAAGGGCGCTCGACATTCGAAGGGCGCACGATGATCGCGATCCTCGTGCCGGTGGCCAAGCAGGGCGGCAAGGGCAAGGCGCCCAAGAAGGAAGCGGCAAAGGCTGAAAAGCCCGCCGCAACGCCGGAAGAGAAGCCGGCCGAGAAGACTGAGGAAGCCGCAAGCGAGAGCGTAGCGGAGTCCTGA
- the pheS gene encoding phenylalanine--tRNA ligase subunit alpha: protein MEAKLKEIETQARAAIAAASDEDALREAETEYLGRKAGKLSAVLKGLKDLSGPERGAVGKLANEIKNALEALIAERRESLQSSAMAGRLQKESIDLSLPASGVAAGSLHPLVQMERELRAIFVRMGFTVATGPEVEKDYYNFEALNIPADHPARDMQDTFYIQPGVLLRTHTSPVQIRTMEKREPPVRIIAPGKVYRCDSDPTHSPMFHQIEGLWIDKGVTFADLKGTLGSFIRQVFDSSVKLRFRPSFFPFTEPSAEADMSCVFCKRDGSACSVCKGSGWIEVLGAGMVDPRVFGFVGYDPEQYSGFAFGLGIERFAMLKYGVPDLRLYFENDVRFLEQY, encoded by the coding sequence GTGGAAGCAAAGCTCAAAGAGATCGAAACCCAGGCCCGCGCCGCCATTGCCGCTGCAAGCGACGAGGATGCGCTGCGCGAGGCGGAGACCGAATACCTGGGGCGCAAGGCCGGCAAGCTCTCTGCCGTGCTCAAGGGGCTCAAAGACCTCTCGGGGCCCGAGCGCGGCGCGGTGGGCAAGCTGGCCAACGAGATCAAGAACGCCCTGGAAGCGCTCATTGCCGAGCGCCGCGAGAGCCTGCAGTCCTCGGCCATGGCGGGGCGCCTCCAGAAGGAGAGCATCGACCTGAGCCTGCCCGCCTCGGGCGTGGCCGCCGGCAGCCTGCACCCGCTCGTCCAGATGGAGCGCGAGCTGCGCGCCATCTTCGTGCGCATGGGCTTTACCGTCGCCACCGGCCCCGAGGTCGAGAAGGACTACTACAACTTCGAGGCCCTCAACATCCCGGCCGACCACCCCGCGCGCGACATGCAGGATACCTTCTACATCCAGCCCGGCGTGCTGCTGCGCACGCACACCTCGCCGGTGCAGATCCGCACCATGGAAAAGCGAGAGCCGCCGGTGCGTATCATCGCGCCGGGCAAGGTCTACCGCTGCGACTCCGATCCCACGCACTCGCCCATGTTCCACCAGATCGAGGGCCTGTGGATCGACAAGGGCGTGACCTTCGCCGATCTCAAGGGGACGCTCGGCTCGTTCATCCGCCAGGTGTTCGACTCATCGGTGAAGCTGCGCTTTCGCCCCAGCTTCTTCCCCTTTACCGAGCCCAGCGCCGAGGCCGACATGAGCTGCGTGTTCTGCAAGCGCGACGGCAGCGCCTGCAGCGTGTGCAAGGGCAGCGGGTGGATCGAAGTGCTGGGTGCCGGCATGGTCGACCCGCGCGTGTTCGGCTTTGTGGGCTACGACCCTGAGCAGTACTCGGGCTTTGCCTTTGGCCTGGGCATCGAGCGTTTCGCGATGCTCAAATACGGCGTGCCCGACCTTCGTCTCTACTTTGAAAACGACGTGCGCTTCCTGGAGCAGTACTAG
- the thrS gene encoding threonine--tRNA ligase — MAKQIKLAEGGTLDAGSPEGLELLRHSTSHLMAQALTEMFPGIEITIGPATADGFYYDVDYERSLSPEDLEAVEARMQEIVKRNDPVARKEMPRSEAIELFKGLGQKYKVEIIEGIPEGETISAYSQGDFIDLCTGPHVASTGELGSFKLLRLAGAYWRGDEKNKMLQRIYGTAFPSDKELRVYLKQMEEAKKRDHRKLGKELDLFSIQDLGGGGLVFWHPKGGRIREAIENYLKEIHRKRGYEFLNTPHVADLELWKTSGHCDFYADRMYPPMEIENRLFQLKPMNCPFHILIYQNGLRSYRDLPLRWAEFGTVYRHEQSGELHGLMRVRGFTQDDAHIFCRPDQLESEIAGVLDLMMEVLQTFGFNDFDIALSTRPDDAIGDPEIWEKATAALKAAIESRGLKYTVKEGDGAFYGPKIDIDIRDAIGRTWQCSTTQLDFNLPERFAMEFVGDDNAKHRPIMIHRALMGSMERFFGILIEHYAGAFPTWLAPEQVRVISITDEQADYARKVLQTLNDSGIRATADLRNEKLGLKIREAQTQKIPYALVIGDREMEEGKVAPRKYGEKQGLPALPVSEFVSQICEEIESRRA; from the coding sequence GTGGCAAAGCAGATCAAACTGGCAGAAGGCGGCACCCTCGACGCAGGCAGCCCCGAGGGGCTCGAACTCCTGCGCCATAGCACCTCGCACCTGATGGCCCAGGCGCTCACCGAGATGTTCCCGGGCATCGAGATCACCATCGGGCCGGCCACTGCCGACGGCTTCTACTACGACGTCGACTACGAGCGTTCTCTGAGCCCCGAAGATCTCGAGGCCGTCGAGGCGCGCATGCAGGAAATTGTGAAGCGCAACGACCCGGTTGCCCGCAAGGAAATGCCGCGCTCCGAGGCGATCGAACTCTTCAAGGGCCTCGGCCAGAAATACAAAGTCGAGATCATCGAAGGAATCCCTGAAGGGGAGACCATCAGCGCCTACAGCCAGGGCGACTTCATCGACCTGTGCACGGGCCCCCACGTGGCCAGCACCGGCGAGCTGGGCAGCTTCAAGCTCCTGCGGCTGGCCGGCGCCTACTGGCGCGGCGATGAGAAGAACAAGATGCTCCAGCGCATCTACGGCACCGCGTTCCCCTCCGACAAGGAGCTGCGCGTCTATCTCAAGCAGATGGAAGAGGCCAAGAAGCGCGACCACCGCAAGCTGGGCAAGGAACTCGACCTGTTCAGCATCCAGGACCTGGGCGGCGGCGGCCTGGTGTTCTGGCACCCCAAGGGCGGGCGCATTCGCGAGGCCATCGAGAACTATCTCAAGGAAATTCACCGCAAGCGCGGCTACGAGTTCCTGAACACGCCCCACGTGGCGGACCTGGAGCTGTGGAAGACGTCCGGCCACTGCGATTTCTACGCCGACCGCATGTATCCGCCCATGGAAATCGAGAACCGGCTGTTCCAGCTCAAGCCCATGAACTGCCCGTTCCACATCCTGATCTACCAGAACGGGCTGCGCAGCTACCGCGACCTGCCGCTTCGCTGGGCCGAGTTCGGCACCGTCTACCGCCACGAGCAGTCGGGCGAGCTCCACGGGCTGATGCGCGTGCGCGGCTTCACCCAGGACGACGCCCACATCTTCTGCCGCCCCGACCAGCTCGAATCCGAGATCGCCGGGGTGCTGGATCTGATGATGGAGGTCCTCCAGACCTTCGGATTCAACGATTTCGACATCGCGCTCTCCACCCGGCCCGACGACGCCATCGGCGATCCGGAGATCTGGGAGAAGGCCACGGCCGCCCTCAAGGCCGCCATTGAGAGCCGGGGCCTCAAATACACCGTCAAAGAGGGCGACGGGGCCTTCTACGGCCCGAAAATCGACATCGACATCCGCGACGCCATCGGCCGGACCTGGCAGTGCTCGACGACCCAGCTCGATTTCAACCTCCCTGAGCGCTTTGCCATGGAGTTTGTGGGCGACGACAATGCCAAGCACCGTCCGATTATGATCCACAGGGCCCTCATGGGCTCTATGGAGCGGTTTTTCGGAATTCTGATCGAGCACTACGCCGGGGCCTTCCCGACCTGGCTGGCCCCTGAGCAGGTGCGGGTCATCTCCATCACCGACGAGCAGGCCGACTACGCCCGTAAGGTATTGCAGACCCTAAATGATTCGGGTATAAGGGCGACCGCCGATTTGCGCAACGAGAAGCTGGGTCTGAAGATCCGCGAGGCGCAGACGCAGAAAATCCCTTACGCATTGGTGATCGGCGACCGGGAAATGGAAGAGGGCAAGGTCGCTCCCCGCAAATACGGGGAGAAACAGGGCCTGCCGGCTCTTCCAGTATCGGAATTTGTGTCGCAGATTTGCGAAGAGATCGAAAGCCGGAGGGCCTAG
- the rpmI gene encoding 50S ribosomal protein L35: MPKMKTHRGAAKRIRKTGKGKFKFKRAGNRHCQSTHSKSTLRRNRDNAYIDDSNLKAVKAMLPY, translated from the coding sequence ATGCCGAAGATGAAAACCCACCGTGGTGCCGCCAAGCGAATTCGCAAGACCGGCAAGGGCAAGTTCAAGTTCAAGCGTGCCGGTAACCGTCACTGCCAGTCGACTCATTCGAAGTCGACCCTGCGGCGCAACCGCGACAACGCTTACATCGACGACTCGAACCTCAAGGCCGTCAAGGCGATGCTTCCCTACTAA
- the rplT gene encoding 50S ribosomal protein L20 encodes MARATRGTKARARRKKIMKMASGRRHGHGDQLKTARDSVIRGFKYAYRDRKVRKRDMRGLWIQRINAAARENGLSYSRLIHGLKEAGVELDRKALAQIAYENPAQFTSIVEVAKQVA; translated from the coding sequence ATGGCACGCGCAACCCGGGGCACCAAGGCCCGCGCCCGTCGTAAAAAGATCATGAAGATGGCCAGCGGCCGTCGTCACGGCCATGGCGATCAGCTCAAGACCGCCCGTGACAGCGTCATCCGCGGCTTCAAATACGCCTACCGCGACCGCAAGGTCCGCAAGCGCGACATGCGCGGCCTGTGGATTCAGCGCATCAACGCTGCCGCTCGTGAGAACGGGCTCAGCTACTCGCGTCTGATTCACGGACTCAAGGAAGCCGGTGTGGAACTCGATCGCAAGGCGCTCGCCCAGATCGCCTACGAGAACCCGGCGCAGTTTACGAGCATCGTCGAGGTGGCCAAGCAAGTAGCGTAA
- a CDS encoding (2Fe-2S)-binding protein, giving the protein MAKIRFLTDGIEAEVSDGTLVMDACEDNGASLPFGCAEGFCGTCTMVVKEGLENLAAPTEKERERLADTGLGEGLRLGCQAVLERGELAFENG; this is encoded by the coding sequence GTGGCAAAGATTCGATTTCTGACCGACGGCATCGAGGCCGAGGTTTCCGATGGCACTCTGGTAATGGACGCTTGCGAGGACAACGGTGCTTCCCTCCCATTTGGCTGTGCCGAGGGATTTTGCGGCACCTGCACGATGGTGGTGAAGGAAGGCCTGGAGAACCTGGCCGCCCCGACCGAGAAAGAGCGCGAGCGGCTGGCCGACACGGGCCTTGGCGAGGGCCTGCGCCTTGGTTGTCAGGCGGTTCTGGAGCGGGGCGAGCTGGCCTTCGAGAACGGGTAA
- a CDS encoding AarF/ABC1/UbiB kinase family protein, producing the protein MRLALRFLNVAFHMTWHIGRYFLLRAAHLFTFDKQARQLKNEALLGSTIRALLQGLGATYIKLGQILSSRPDLLPPYITEELAILQDRVPPFPFEGVAKIFQDDFGKGVDEIFDNFTREPIAAASVAQVHEANLKSGERVAVKVRRPDIEKTVERDLSIMRFMAGLVETLIPIARRMNFVAQTKEFGDAIYAQLDFTVEADNNRRFHENFKDLPYVHIPKLHEELCSKQVITMEFIDALKIDDIVDIIKVPRKDMAIRLFKIYTKMVFDDFFIHADLHPGNILFDDAGNCYILDLGLVNNVREDYLPTFLRFNLAISQRDGKGVARAYVEEYGIQPKDYEAFEADCVSILDELEGKNASEIEFAKYVLDMFKMIRRHHLHLDPNVTLLNVAYLTFEGMSRMFDPKMDVMSIYAAEIMRVLTKPEWKDVFARHFGRAPQDADRDAAQN; encoded by the coding sequence ATGCGTCTTGCCCTGCGTTTCCTCAATGTCGCCTTCCACATGACCTGGCACATCGGCCGGTATTTTCTGCTGCGCGCCGCGCACCTATTCACTTTCGACAAACAGGCCCGCCAGCTCAAGAACGAAGCCCTCCTGGGCTCGACCATCCGCGCGCTGCTCCAGGGCCTGGGAGCGACCTACATCAAGCTCGGACAGATCCTCTCGTCACGGCCCGATCTGCTGCCGCCCTACATCACCGAGGAGCTGGCCATCCTGCAGGACCGCGTGCCGCCATTTCCGTTCGAGGGGGTCGCAAAAATTTTCCAGGACGATTTCGGCAAGGGCGTCGATGAAATCTTCGACAACTTCACCCGCGAGCCCATCGCCGCCGCCAGCGTGGCGCAGGTCCACGAAGCCAATCTCAAGTCCGGCGAACGCGTGGCCGTCAAAGTCCGCCGCCCCGACATCGAGAAGACCGTTGAGCGCGATCTCTCGATCATGCGCTTCATGGCCGGTCTGGTAGAGACGCTCATTCCCATCGCCCGGCGCATGAACTTTGTCGCGCAGACAAAGGAATTCGGCGATGCCATCTACGCCCAGCTCGATTTCACGGTAGAGGCCGACAACAACCGGCGCTTCCACGAGAACTTCAAGGACCTGCCCTATGTGCACATCCCCAAACTGCACGAGGAGCTTTGCTCCAAACAGGTCATCACCATGGAGTTCATCGACGCGCTGAAGATCGACGACATTGTCGACATCATCAAGGTTCCCCGCAAGGACATGGCCATCCGGCTGTTCAAGATCTACACGAAGATGGTCTTCGACGACTTTTTCATCCACGCCGACCTGCACCCGGGCAACATCCTCTTCGACGATGCGGGCAACTGCTACATCCTGGACCTGGGCCTGGTGAACAACGTGCGCGAGGATTACCTGCCCACCTTCCTGCGCTTCAACCTGGCGATCTCCCAGCGCGATGGCAAAGGCGTGGCCCGCGCCTACGTCGAGGAATACGGAATCCAGCCAAAAGACTACGAAGCCTTCGAGGCCGACTGCGTCTCCATTCTCGACGAGCTCGAGGGCAAGAACGCCTCGGAAATCGAGTTCGCCAAGTATGTGCTCGACATGTTCAAGATGATCCGGCGCCACCACCTGCACCTGGACCCCAACGTCACGCTGCTCAACGTGGCGTATCTGACCTTCGAGGGCATGAGCCGGATGTTCGACCCGAAAATGGACGTGATGAGCATCTACGCCGCCGAGATCATGCGCGTGCTCACCAAGCCCGAATGGAAGGACGTCTTCGCCCGCCACTTCGGAAGAGCCCCCCAGGACGCCGACCGCGATGCGGCGCAGAACTGA